The following are encoded in a window of Octopus sinensis linkage group LG23, ASM634580v1, whole genome shotgun sequence genomic DNA:
- the LOC115223383 gene encoding stathmin isoform X2 → MSAEKAKESTGGVAYEVILKPASNYTPHKPGSPPKETRSLTQEAIADKLKKAQERRESLETQRLEQLQKERERAQQVLQKAQEENNTFSKSTKEKLRRSLELNKENREAQIKALQDRLREHRKKVSDACKNSEMVSKDLEEKINQKFEKYDQNRRAQMQLLLDRLREHDKHIKEVNNACETMYKTSGEKIGEKVFQKMDSAIKNREGVIKAIQDRLQEHEKRIEEVRKNKLSVHEDDDSYECVVDNS, encoded by the exons AAAAGGCCAAAGAAAGTACTGGTGGTGTTGCTTATGAAGTTATTTTGAAGCCTGCATCAAATTATACCCCTCATAAGCCTGGATCTCCTCCCAAGGAGACTCGGTCTCTCACCCAGGAGGCTATTGCTGATAAGTTAAAGAAAGCTCAGGAGAGAAGAGAG TCTCTAGAAACCCAGAGATTGGAACAActgcagaaagaaagagaacgagCACAGCAAGTTCTTCAGAAAGCTCAAGAAGAAAACAACACCTTTTCCAAATCTACAAAAGAAAAACTTCGCAGGAGTTTGGAATTAAATAAGGAAAACAGAGAAGCTCAGATTAAGGCATTACAAGATCGTCTTCGGGAACAT CGTAAGAAGGTATCTGACGCATGCAAGAATAGTGAAATGGTGTCCAAAGACCTGGAGGAAAAGATAAATCAAAAATTTGAGAAATATGATCAGAACAGGAGAGCCCAGATGCAATTGTTGCTCGATCGCCTCAGGGAGCAC GACAAACATATTAAGGAGGTAAACAATGCTTGTGAGACAATGTACAAAACTTCTGGGGAGAAGATTGGTGAAAAGGTTTTCCAGAAAATGGATTCAGCTATCAAGAACAGAGAGGGAGTGATTAAAGCTATTCAGGACCGTCTTCAGGAACAT GAAAAACGTATTGAAGAGGTGCGTAAAAACAAGTTGTCTGtccatgaagatgatgatagctACGAGTGTGTGGTTGACAACAGTTAA